The following are encoded in a window of Periplaneta americana isolate PAMFEO1 chromosome 13, P.americana_PAMFEO1_priV1, whole genome shotgun sequence genomic DNA:
- the LOC138711998 gene encoding biorientation of chromosomes in cell division protein 1-like 1 isoform X1 has product MEVGMMQYPPGDSRMIDKIVHQLKSQGIFDQFRKECLADVDTKPAYQNLHQRVEGSVTGFLASQVWRPDLNKNQLRDSLRKHIHDSGFLDIGVERIVDQVVNPKVKTVFVPQVEDVVYKYLGIEKPKKGKENQNVYVAPLTAENLARKEERKLPTLTDLLPKELEPISPESDTLKEKDDENSVEDEFTEDKEEEDSSPPFEPIEEVHSHLESSLDSHLSGISELTSHDSRHSDVSFMVSNNANNNSSTKLPILDFSNNDSQLSKVSSGSRLSIVSPAEHNAETNDESQQSKTSFHVSGQDTQMSTSMEFTKKDTDVVKSEENQTVKDISEDSSNYSNRLHIFTHDSSQFLSDDTSINIKPRKVEIDRQEKKQDENVEKKMDNFGKVGENKSDEILTEISEKNAEAFGNKSDENGNKQLIEKLETNVIERTDKKLDDKCEKKAEEILERKIGEKPNRVIDDMSDRKIIDESDEADDLYEKKFEEVSEEKRKSEGKYEIITEEQYENKIEEKLEKRLDDKPEKHIDEKPERKSEEKFTRKTDDRVEKKIDDKHENKLEEKFGRRIDDKGDKKQQQEDRCDKKLEEKHERRTEDKTERKLNEKLERKSDDKSEKRIEEKSEKRLEEKIERKTDERSERKLEEKSARKTDDRYGKKTDDKSEKRTNEKSDRKLDEKLEKKTEDKSERKNDTRSEKKGDDKHDKKQDRHKEDKEKSKDKRDEKKRFSSENRDTKKSDSSNHSSESDKKRSDKDKHKKERNDSRSKTEKSGRHDNKDSKEKIDKEKPKHEEKTEKDKIKPEEKTERDATKDKPKQEVKENKDEKEKRLEKDSSKEKSKKEDESSKQDSRKSKSDEKKEKLKPDERGRVKHDDKHKDRTKSESKDKADKEKSRHDDKSKDVSRSSSKDSKEKQKQERDKGKDTNNKSDEKKSKEKTKHDEKTSKSTEKGNVKKIDKKKDEIDSSKSSRTEHKSRDSGKKGKENKGKGTTDDHRIHRDKRSEDRRSADRDSNGTAQDRSLGSTASRTNASDSQRSQSRRDKTSSSGSGNSSGSGSGNSSGSGSNSNSSKSEGGGNSESSTASNQVIESSKSVDEQDLSQSKSTSPPSSLPFKKRPLSIQSEDEQSNDEHHSPSSTFCHKIKKPKIAANIFEVKKIMMLRKSLAKKERKQQKELKKNRIIKEGVKDIKSGKIITKPVIAKRRKIGDVEKSLRKEINTSLSNKQMPQDGENSPEIRYFESELIPNALSQSDSQFLAYVKRLVENDNLSEISTPSDTGSEISNLDDVIYLSDIDFDDIVAAELGAKIIETDRGREVVLDLQDDKHTCSKKLSIQSSTVPESFSVMGKASMSVTSHSSITSLTHTPVPINPSDFHTRTNMSERVESRPSSALSNWSDRSVDDVSTVGSAKRVLRQRSSSVASTTSNKSTIDKLEAASNGLTTGSQPQRKKVFSRKRAKKETAATPNMKPPETVTEKRELRRSRKPSTRYSSKLFASFTDENHFMQDEDMSCDIFTEERENVLDDSPPRYEYPKAKVILNDISKEISKRSSVSTETNKPSIPKFKISATITHADEDSSDREIVPEPSVRDHYDIISDNNNIDKGSSEDERGCGDGSMLNQDLILPTLRDLMVESGFRMKDDKSDILPSYLNVENLLVMENNVSNVVKSPSKENYESTNTIEKRRSKLGRSRRVGLGRPPPRRTAEQVGNDVNANRTGTPPSSNMADFVMPLSPESDVSASSGEAKKSLLDHKVGDGHAEPSPSHSEEKVGHMSNSRLGDPESRRSLRSGGLGTPAGRGQRYSSDDLYKPRPLFSQGSRRVRGRVSPPLSQEAVANCATNNTSDFTETLPPSAKRRR; this is encoded by the exons ATGGAAGTAGGAATGATGCAGTACCCTCCAGGAGATTCGAGAATGATTGATAAAATCGTCCATCAGCTAAAATCTCAAGGAATTTTTGATCAGTTTCGAAAGGAGTGTTTAGCAGATGTAGATACAAAG CCTGCATACCAGAATCTTCACCAAAGAGTGGAGGGTAGTGTAACTGGGTTTTTGGCAAGCCAAGTGTGGCGTCCAGATTTGAATAAAAACCAGTTGCGTGATAGCCTCAGGAAGCACATCCATGA CTCTGGTTTTTTGGATATTGGTGTCGAGAGAATTGTGGATCAAGTTGTCAACCCAAAAGTGAAGACTGTGTTCGTGCCACAAGTGGAAGATGTTGTGTACAAGTACCTCGGCATCGAAAAACCAAAAAAGGGGAAGGAGAATCAGAATG TTTATGTGGCTCCTTTAACAGCAGAAAATCTTGcacggaaagaagaaagaaaactgcCTACTCTAACAGATCTGTTGCCAAAGGAATTAGAACCAATTTCTCCAGAAAGTGATACTTTAAAAGAAAAAGATGACGAAAATTCGGTTGAAGATGAATTTACCGAAGATAAGGAGGAAGAAGACTCATCACCTCCATTTGAACCCATTGAAGAAGTTCATTCACACTTGGAAAGTTCACTGGACAGTCACCTGTCTGGTATATCAGAACTCACAAGTCATGACAGTCGGCACTCTGATGTTTCTTTCATGGTGTCgaataatgcaaataataatagtTCTACAAAACTTCCAATCTTAGATTTCTCAAATAATGACAGTCAGTTATCAAAAGTATCATCAGGCAGCCGATTGTCTATTGTTTCACCTGCCGAACATAATGCTGAAACAAATGATGAGAGTCAGCAGTCAAAGACTTCATTTCATGTGTCTGGTCAAGACACCCAGATGTCCACTAGTATGGAATTCACGAAGAAAGATACTGATGTGGTGAAAAGTGAAGAAAATCAAACTGTAAAAGATATCTCTGAAGATTCTAGTAATTATAGTAACAGATTGCACATATTCACACACGACAGTTCCCAGTTTTTATCAGATGACACATCAATTAATATAAAACCCAGGAAAGTAGAAATTGACAGacaggagaagaaacaggatgaGAATGTGGAAAAGAAAATGGATAACTTTGGAAAGGTGGGTGAAAATAAGAGTGATGAAATATTGACTGAAATTAGTGAGAAGAATGCAGAAGCATTTGGAAACAAATCCGACGAAAATGGGAATAAGCAGTTGATTGAAAAACTTGAAACTAATGTTATTGAAAGAACTGACAAAAAATTGGACGATAAGTGTGAAAAAAAAGCAGAGGAAATACTTGAAAGAAAAATAGGTGAGAAACCTAATAGAGTGATAGATGATATGTCAGACAGGAAAATTATTGACGAATCTGATGAAGCAGATGATCTTTATGAAAAGAAATTTGAAGAGGTATCTGAAGAGAAGAGAAAATCAGAAgggaaatatgaaataattactgaagagcaatatgaaaacaaaatagaaGAGAAATTAGAGAAGAGATTAGATGATAAACCTGAAAAACATATTGACGAGAAACCTGAAAGGAAATCTGAAGAGAAATTCACAAGAAAAACAGATGATAGAGTTGAAAAGAAGATAGATGacaaacatgaaaacaaattggAGGAGAAATTCGGGAGAAGAATTGATGATAAAGGTGACAAAAAGCAACAGCAAGAAGACAGATGCGATAAGAAATTGGAGGAGAAACATGAGAGGAGAACAGAAgataaaactgaaagaaaattgAATGAGAAATTAGAACGGAAATCCGATGACAAATCTGAAAAAAGGATAGAGGAGAAATCTGAGAAAAGGTTAGAGGAGAAGATAGAGAGGAAAACTGATGAAAGATCTGAAAGAAAATTGGAAGAGAAGTCTGCGAGAAAAACAGATGACAGGTATGGTAAGAAAACAGATGACAAATCCGagaaaagaacaaatgaaaaatcAGACAGGAAATTAGATGAAAAATTGGAAAAGAAAACAGAAGACAAATCTGAGAGGAAAAATGATACTAGAAGTGAGAAGAAAGGAGATGACAAACATGATAAGAAACAGGATAGGCACAAGGAGGATAAGGAAAAGTCAAAAGATAAAAGAGATGAGAAGAAACGTTTCAGCAGCGAAAATAGAGATACAAAGAAGAGTGATAGCAGCAATCATTCATCAGAGAGTGATAAAAAGAGAAGTGACAAAGACAAGCACAAAAAAGAGCGAAATGATAGCAGAAGTAAGACAGAAAAATCTGGACGACATGACAATAAGGATAGCAAGGAGAAAATTGACAAAGAAAAGCCTAAGCATGAAGAAAAGAcagaaaaagataaaattaaaccTGAAGAGAAAACAGAAAGAGATGCTACAAAAGATAAACCTAAGCAAGAAGTTAAGGAAAATAAAGATGAGAAAGAGAAGAGGCTGGAAAAGGATTCCAGTAAAGAGAAGTCTAAGAAAGAAGACGAAAGTTCGAAACAGGATAGCAGAAAATCCAAGAGTGATGAGAAAAAGGAAAAACTTAAACCAGACGAGAGAGGACGAGTGAAGCATGATGATAAACATAAGGACAGGACAAAATCTGAGAGTAAAGACAAGGCAGACAAAGAAAAGTCGAGACATGATGACAAGAGCAAGGATGTCAGTAGATCTAGCAGTAAGGACTCCAAAGAAAAGCAGAAACAAGAAAGAGATAAGGGAAAAGATACAAATAATAAAAGTGATGAAAAGAAAAGCAAAGAGAAAACCAAGCATGACGAAAAAACCAGCAAATCTACAGAAAAAGGAAACGTAAAAAAGATTGATAAAAAGAAGGATGAGATTGACTCAAGCAAGTCATCTCGTACTGAGCACAAAAGCAGAGACTCTGGAaagaaaggcaaggagaacaaaggaaagggAACAACTGACGACCACAGGATCCACAGGGATAAGCGTTCAGAAGACAGGAGGTCTGCAGATCGTGATAGCAATGGAACTGCACAGGATAGGTCACTTGGTAGCACTGCATCTCGAACAAATGCCAGTGATTCACAACGATCCCAGTCTCGTCGTGATAAGACTAGCAGTAGTGGCAGTGGCAATagcagtggcagtggcagtggcaatagtagtggcagtggcagtAACAGCAACAGCAGCAAGTCGGAAGGTGGTGGTAATAGTGAATCATCTACAGCCAGCAATCAAGTAATTGAGTCTTCCAAAAGTGTTGATGAACAGGATCTTTCACAATCAAAATCAACTTCTCCACCTTCATCACTGCCTTTTAAGAAAAGACCATTGTCCATTCAATCCGAAGATGAACAATCAAATGATGAACATCATTCCCCTAGTAGCACATTTTGTCATAAGATTAAAAAGCCAAAAATTGCTGCAAATATATTTGAAGTTAAGAAGATTATGATGCTGCGAAAATCTTTGGCTAAGAAAGAACGTAAACAACAAAAGGAATTAAAGAAAAATCGTATTATTAAGGAAGGTGTAAAGGATAttaaaagtggaaaaataatTACCAAACCAGTCATTGCAAAACGTAGAAAAATAGGTGATGTCGAAAAATCTTTACGTAAAGAAATTAATACATCTTTGTCTAACAAACAAATGCCTCAAGATGGTGAAAACTCTCCGGAAATAAGATACTTTGAATCTGAATTGATTCCTAATGCTTTAAGCCAATCTGACTCTCAGTTCTTGGCCTATGTTAAGCGACTTGTTGAGAATGATAACTTATCAGAAATTTCTACTCCTTCAGATACTGGTTCAGAAATAAGTAATCTGGATGACGTCATTTATTTGTCAGACATAGATTTTGATGACATAGTTGCTGCAGAACTGGGTGCCAAAATTATAGAAACAGACAGGGGCAGAGAGGTTGTATTAGATCTGCAAGATGATAAGCACACATGTAGTAAAAAATTGTCAATTCAAAGTTCCACTGTACCTGAATCATTTTCTGTAATGGGTAAAGCTTCCATGTCAGTTACCTCACATTCATCCATCACATCACTAACACATACCCCAGTGCCCATTAATCCAAGTGATTTCCACACAAGGACAAATATGTCAGAGAGAGTGGAATCAAGACCAAGTTCTGCTCTGAGCAATTGGTCAGACAGATCTGTTGATGATGTTTCGACTGTAGGCAGTGCAAAAAGAGTTTTGAGACAGCGTTCATCATCAGTTGCAAGTACAACAAGCAATAAGAGCACAATTGACAAGTTGGAAGCAGCTTCCAATGGTTTGACCACTGGTTCTCAACCACAGAGGAAAAAGGTGTTTTCAAGGAAGAGAGCAAAGAAAGAAACTGCTGCTACTCCGAATATGAAGCCTCCAGAAACTGTAACTGAAAAGCGTGAACTTCGCAGGTCTCGGAAACCAAGCACACGTTATTCAAGTAAACTATTTGCCTCATTCACTGATGAGAACCATTTCATGCAAGACGAGGATATGAGTTGTGATATATTTACAGAAGAACGCGAAAATGTTCTTGATGACTCACCTCCACGTTATGAGTATCCAAAAGCAAAAGTCATCCTTAATGATATCTCTAAGGAGATTTCAAAGAGATCTTCTGTGTCCACAGAAACAAATAAACCTtccattccaaaatttaaaatctcTGCCACTATCACCCATGCAGATGAAGATAGTTCTGACAGAGAAATAGTGCCAGAGCCCTCAGTTAGAGATCATTATGATATTATAAGTGATAACAACAATATTGATAAAGGAAGTTCAGAGGATGAACGAGGTTGCGGAGATGGTTCTATGTTGAACCAAGACCTTATTCTGCCCACACTTCGAGATCTTATGGTCGAGAGTGGTTTTCGAATGAAAGATGATAAGTCTGATATTTTGCCTTCATATCTGAATGTAGAAAATTTACTTGTGATGGAAAATAACGTTAGCAATGTTGTAAAGAGCCCTTCCaaagaaaactatgaatcaaCTAACACAATCGAAAAAAGACGTTCAAAACTAGGACGCAGTAGACGTGTTGGTTTAGGAAGACCACCACCTAGAAGAACAGCAGAGCAAGTAGGCAATGATGTTAATGCTAACAGAACAGGGACCCCTCCATCTTCCAACATGGCTGATTTTGTCATGCCTTTGAGTCCAGAAAGTGATGTGTCTGCATCCTCAGGGGAAGCAAAGAAGAGTTTACTGGATCACAAAG
- the LOC138711998 gene encoding biorientation of chromosomes in cell division protein 1-like 1 isoform X2 produces the protein MEVGMMQYPPGDSRMIDKIVHQLKSQGIFDQFRKECLADVDTKPAYQNLHQRVEGSVTGFLASQVWRPDLNKNQLRDSLRKHIHDSGFLDIGVERIVDQVVNPKVKTVFVPQVEDVVYKYLGIEKPKKGKENQNVYVAPLTAENLARKEERKLPTLTDLLPKELEPISPESDTLKEKDDENSVEDEFTEDKEEEDSSPPFEPIEEVHSHLESSLDSHLSGISELTSHDSRHSDVSFMVSNNANNNSSTKLPILDFSNNDSQLSKVSSGSRLSIVSPAEHNAETNDESQQSKTSFHVSGQDTQMSTSMEFTKKDTDVVKSEENQTVKDISEDSSNYSNRLHIFTHDSSQFLSDDTSINIKPRKVEIDRQEKKQDENVEKKMDNFGKVGENKSDEILTEISEKNAEAFGNKSDENGNKQLIEKLETNVIERTDKKLDDKCEKKAEEILERKIGEKPNRVIDDMSDRKIIDESDEADDLYEKKFEEVSEEKRKSEGKYEIITEEQYENKIEEKLEKRLDDKPEKHIDEKPERKSEEKFTRKTDDRVEKKIDDKHENKLEEKFGRRIDDKGDKKQQQEDRCDKKLEEKHERRTEDKTERKLNEKLERKSDDKSEKRIEEKSEKRLEEKIERKTDERSERKLEEKSARKTDDRYGKKTDDKSEKRTNEKSDRKLDEKLEKKTEDKSERKNDTRSEKKGDDKHDKKQDRHKEDKEKSKDKRDEKKRFSSENRDTKKSDSSNHSSESDKKRSDKDKHKKERNDSRSKTEKSGRHDNKDSKEKIDKEKPKHEEKTEKDKIKPEEKTERDATKDKPKQEVKENKDEKEKRLEKDSSKEKSKKEDESSKQDSRKSKSDEKKEKLKPDERGRVKHDDKHKDRTKSESKDKADKEKSRHDDKSKDVSRSSSKDSKEKQKQERDKGKDTNNKSDEKKSKEKTKHDEKTSKSTEKGNVKKIDKKKDEIDSSKSSRTEHKSRDSGKKGKENKGKGTTDDHRIHRDKRSEDRRSADRDSNGTAQDRSLGSTASRTNASDSQRSQSRRDKTSSSGSGNSSGSGSGNSSGSGSNSNSSKSEGGGNSESSTASNQVIESSKSVDEQDLSQSKSTSPPSSLPFKKRPLSIQSEDEQSNDEHHSPSSTFCHKIKKPKIAANIFEVKKIMMLRKSLAKKERKQQKELKKNRIIKEGVKDIKSGKIITKPVIAKRRKIGDVEKSLRKEINTSLSNKQMPQDGENSPEIRYFESELIPNALSQSDSQFLAYVKRLVENDNLSEISTPSDTGSEISNLDDVIYLSDIDFDDIVAAELGAKIIETDRGREVVLDLQDDKHTCSKKLSIQSSTVPESFSVMGKASMSVTSHSSITSLTHTPVPINPSDFHTRTNMSERVESRPSSALSNWSDRSVDDVSTVGSAKRVLRQRSSSVASTTSNKSTIDKLEAASNGLTTGSQPQRKKVFSRKRAKKETAATPNMKPPETVTEKRELRRSRKPSTRYSSKLFASFTDENHFMQDEDMSCDIFTEERENVLDDSPPRYEYPKAKVILNDISKEISKRSSVSTETNKPSIPKFKISATITHADEDSSDREIVPEPSVRDHYDIISDNNNIDKGSSEDERGCGDGSMLNQDLILPTLRDLMVESGFRMKDDKSDILPSYLNVENLLVMENNVSNVVKSPSKENYESTNTIEKRRSKLGRSRRVGLGRPPPRRTAEQVGNDVNANRTGTPPSSNMADFVMPLSPESDVSASSGEAKKSLLDHKVGDGHAEPSPSHSEEKVGHMSNSRLGDPESRRSLRSGRKLCH, from the exons ATGGAAGTAGGAATGATGCAGTACCCTCCAGGAGATTCGAGAATGATTGATAAAATCGTCCATCAGCTAAAATCTCAAGGAATTTTTGATCAGTTTCGAAAGGAGTGTTTAGCAGATGTAGATACAAAG CCTGCATACCAGAATCTTCACCAAAGAGTGGAGGGTAGTGTAACTGGGTTTTTGGCAAGCCAAGTGTGGCGTCCAGATTTGAATAAAAACCAGTTGCGTGATAGCCTCAGGAAGCACATCCATGA CTCTGGTTTTTTGGATATTGGTGTCGAGAGAATTGTGGATCAAGTTGTCAACCCAAAAGTGAAGACTGTGTTCGTGCCACAAGTGGAAGATGTTGTGTACAAGTACCTCGGCATCGAAAAACCAAAAAAGGGGAAGGAGAATCAGAATG TTTATGTGGCTCCTTTAACAGCAGAAAATCTTGcacggaaagaagaaagaaaactgcCTACTCTAACAGATCTGTTGCCAAAGGAATTAGAACCAATTTCTCCAGAAAGTGATACTTTAAAAGAAAAAGATGACGAAAATTCGGTTGAAGATGAATTTACCGAAGATAAGGAGGAAGAAGACTCATCACCTCCATTTGAACCCATTGAAGAAGTTCATTCACACTTGGAAAGTTCACTGGACAGTCACCTGTCTGGTATATCAGAACTCACAAGTCATGACAGTCGGCACTCTGATGTTTCTTTCATGGTGTCgaataatgcaaataataatagtTCTACAAAACTTCCAATCTTAGATTTCTCAAATAATGACAGTCAGTTATCAAAAGTATCATCAGGCAGCCGATTGTCTATTGTTTCACCTGCCGAACATAATGCTGAAACAAATGATGAGAGTCAGCAGTCAAAGACTTCATTTCATGTGTCTGGTCAAGACACCCAGATGTCCACTAGTATGGAATTCACGAAGAAAGATACTGATGTGGTGAAAAGTGAAGAAAATCAAACTGTAAAAGATATCTCTGAAGATTCTAGTAATTATAGTAACAGATTGCACATATTCACACACGACAGTTCCCAGTTTTTATCAGATGACACATCAATTAATATAAAACCCAGGAAAGTAGAAATTGACAGacaggagaagaaacaggatgaGAATGTGGAAAAGAAAATGGATAACTTTGGAAAGGTGGGTGAAAATAAGAGTGATGAAATATTGACTGAAATTAGTGAGAAGAATGCAGAAGCATTTGGAAACAAATCCGACGAAAATGGGAATAAGCAGTTGATTGAAAAACTTGAAACTAATGTTATTGAAAGAACTGACAAAAAATTGGACGATAAGTGTGAAAAAAAAGCAGAGGAAATACTTGAAAGAAAAATAGGTGAGAAACCTAATAGAGTGATAGATGATATGTCAGACAGGAAAATTATTGACGAATCTGATGAAGCAGATGATCTTTATGAAAAGAAATTTGAAGAGGTATCTGAAGAGAAGAGAAAATCAGAAgggaaatatgaaataattactgaagagcaatatgaaaacaaaatagaaGAGAAATTAGAGAAGAGATTAGATGATAAACCTGAAAAACATATTGACGAGAAACCTGAAAGGAAATCTGAAGAGAAATTCACAAGAAAAACAGATGATAGAGTTGAAAAGAAGATAGATGacaaacatgaaaacaaattggAGGAGAAATTCGGGAGAAGAATTGATGATAAAGGTGACAAAAAGCAACAGCAAGAAGACAGATGCGATAAGAAATTGGAGGAGAAACATGAGAGGAGAACAGAAgataaaactgaaagaaaattgAATGAGAAATTAGAACGGAAATCCGATGACAAATCTGAAAAAAGGATAGAGGAGAAATCTGAGAAAAGGTTAGAGGAGAAGATAGAGAGGAAAACTGATGAAAGATCTGAAAGAAAATTGGAAGAGAAGTCTGCGAGAAAAACAGATGACAGGTATGGTAAGAAAACAGATGACAAATCCGagaaaagaacaaatgaaaaatcAGACAGGAAATTAGATGAAAAATTGGAAAAGAAAACAGAAGACAAATCTGAGAGGAAAAATGATACTAGAAGTGAGAAGAAAGGAGATGACAAACATGATAAGAAACAGGATAGGCACAAGGAGGATAAGGAAAAGTCAAAAGATAAAAGAGATGAGAAGAAACGTTTCAGCAGCGAAAATAGAGATACAAAGAAGAGTGATAGCAGCAATCATTCATCAGAGAGTGATAAAAAGAGAAGTGACAAAGACAAGCACAAAAAAGAGCGAAATGATAGCAGAAGTAAGACAGAAAAATCTGGACGACATGACAATAAGGATAGCAAGGAGAAAATTGACAAAGAAAAGCCTAAGCATGAAGAAAAGAcagaaaaagataaaattaaaccTGAAGAGAAAACAGAAAGAGATGCTACAAAAGATAAACCTAAGCAAGAAGTTAAGGAAAATAAAGATGAGAAAGAGAAGAGGCTGGAAAAGGATTCCAGTAAAGAGAAGTCTAAGAAAGAAGACGAAAGTTCGAAACAGGATAGCAGAAAATCCAAGAGTGATGAGAAAAAGGAAAAACTTAAACCAGACGAGAGAGGACGAGTGAAGCATGATGATAAACATAAGGACAGGACAAAATCTGAGAGTAAAGACAAGGCAGACAAAGAAAAGTCGAGACATGATGACAAGAGCAAGGATGTCAGTAGATCTAGCAGTAAGGACTCCAAAGAAAAGCAGAAACAAGAAAGAGATAAGGGAAAAGATACAAATAATAAAAGTGATGAAAAGAAAAGCAAAGAGAAAACCAAGCATGACGAAAAAACCAGCAAATCTACAGAAAAAGGAAACGTAAAAAAGATTGATAAAAAGAAGGATGAGATTGACTCAAGCAAGTCATCTCGTACTGAGCACAAAAGCAGAGACTCTGGAaagaaaggcaaggagaacaaaggaaagggAACAACTGACGACCACAGGATCCACAGGGATAAGCGTTCAGAAGACAGGAGGTCTGCAGATCGTGATAGCAATGGAACTGCACAGGATAGGTCACTTGGTAGCACTGCATCTCGAACAAATGCCAGTGATTCACAACGATCCCAGTCTCGTCGTGATAAGACTAGCAGTAGTGGCAGTGGCAATagcagtggcagtggcagtggcaatagtagtggcagtggcagtAACAGCAACAGCAGCAAGTCGGAAGGTGGTGGTAATAGTGAATCATCTACAGCCAGCAATCAAGTAATTGAGTCTTCCAAAAGTGTTGATGAACAGGATCTTTCACAATCAAAATCAACTTCTCCACCTTCATCACTGCCTTTTAAGAAAAGACCATTGTCCATTCAATCCGAAGATGAACAATCAAATGATGAACATCATTCCCCTAGTAGCACATTTTGTCATAAGATTAAAAAGCCAAAAATTGCTGCAAATATATTTGAAGTTAAGAAGATTATGATGCTGCGAAAATCTTTGGCTAAGAAAGAACGTAAACAACAAAAGGAATTAAAGAAAAATCGTATTATTAAGGAAGGTGTAAAGGATAttaaaagtggaaaaataatTACCAAACCAGTCATTGCAAAACGTAGAAAAATAGGTGATGTCGAAAAATCTTTACGTAAAGAAATTAATACATCTTTGTCTAACAAACAAATGCCTCAAGATGGTGAAAACTCTCCGGAAATAAGATACTTTGAATCTGAATTGATTCCTAATGCTTTAAGCCAATCTGACTCTCAGTTCTTGGCCTATGTTAAGCGACTTGTTGAGAATGATAACTTATCAGAAATTTCTACTCCTTCAGATACTGGTTCAGAAATAAGTAATCTGGATGACGTCATTTATTTGTCAGACATAGATTTTGATGACATAGTTGCTGCAGAACTGGGTGCCAAAATTATAGAAACAGACAGGGGCAGAGAGGTTGTATTAGATCTGCAAGATGATAAGCACACATGTAGTAAAAAATTGTCAATTCAAAGTTCCACTGTACCTGAATCATTTTCTGTAATGGGTAAAGCTTCCATGTCAGTTACCTCACATTCATCCATCACATCACTAACACATACCCCAGTGCCCATTAATCCAAGTGATTTCCACACAAGGACAAATATGTCAGAGAGAGTGGAATCAAGACCAAGTTCTGCTCTGAGCAATTGGTCAGACAGATCTGTTGATGATGTTTCGACTGTAGGCAGTGCAAAAAGAGTTTTGAGACAGCGTTCATCATCAGTTGCAAGTACAACAAGCAATAAGAGCACAATTGACAAGTTGGAAGCAGCTTCCAATGGTTTGACCACTGGTTCTCAACCACAGAGGAAAAAGGTGTTTTCAAGGAAGAGAGCAAAGAAAGAAACTGCTGCTACTCCGAATATGAAGCCTCCAGAAACTGTAACTGAAAAGCGTGAACTTCGCAGGTCTCGGAAACCAAGCACACGTTATTCAAGTAAACTATTTGCCTCATTCACTGATGAGAACCATTTCATGCAAGACGAGGATATGAGTTGTGATATATTTACAGAAGAACGCGAAAATGTTCTTGATGACTCACCTCCACGTTATGAGTATCCAAAAGCAAAAGTCATCCTTAATGATATCTCTAAGGAGATTTCAAAGAGATCTTCTGTGTCCACAGAAACAAATAAACCTtccattccaaaatttaaaatctcTGCCACTATCACCCATGCAGATGAAGATAGTTCTGACAGAGAAATAGTGCCAGAGCCCTCAGTTAGAGATCATTATGATATTATAAGTGATAACAACAATATTGATAAAGGAAGTTCAGAGGATGAACGAGGTTGCGGAGATGGTTCTATGTTGAACCAAGACCTTATTCTGCCCACACTTCGAGATCTTATGGTCGAGAGTGGTTTTCGAATGAAAGATGATAAGTCTGATATTTTGCCTTCATATCTGAATGTAGAAAATTTACTTGTGATGGAAAATAACGTTAGCAATGTTGTAAAGAGCCCTTCCaaagaaaactatgaatcaaCTAACACAATCGAAAAAAGACGTTCAAAACTAGGACGCAGTAGACGTGTTGGTTTAGGAAGACCACCACCTAGAAGAACAGCAGAGCAAGTAGGCAATGATGTTAATGCTAACAGAACAGGGACCCCTCCATCTTCCAACATGGCTGATTTTGTCATGCCTTTGAGTCCAGAAAGTGATGTGTCTGCATCCTCAGGGGAAGCAAAGAAGAGTTTACTGGATCACAAAG